Proteins encoded within one genomic window of Nitrospina gracilis 3/211:
- a CDS encoding tetratricopeptide repeat protein, translating to MIRSISFCVMPISKGRTFLKTCLESIAVQGVQDYEILIDGPGNNDGHIRYLPWSSGSAGSINQTRNRLCASAQKEHIVLIDASLSLAPDWFANLRNVTWLDVIGSRLETKRGGRGIDWSFSHTLKSGKWVLPLEYEEWLTRAFVNCNLVLFRKAVWERVGFEENRSALDGSEDFCLRAAEMGYRVGIASKARGLFQANGSWWRPFNPGKEYDEARKVVGRFRKTLFEGSQQFLAGQYEQALDCFHTVLEEDPDNIDVLAKTGLALRNTGKAYEAIETFNHVLAAEPGNKVALRGRGWAYLQLGDAARAIPDLQFVMQNVPPGDYGPWLEAARGLATALGQTGDTTGSIQVYQEILEKLPRDFVQPPLDVYQGLGEAQLRAGNPALAEPHLAKALALAEKEQPALVPALKQKLEQARQPGIALLQSGQFEQALKLFLPILENEPGNPDIRNHVGWAMHNLGRYAEAIDHFNIALETHAGHLAARRGRGWAQLQSQQHESALADLLRAFEETPVTDAAERLEAARGLGWAQYHCGHFIDAINTFENVLQTFPKEWGEPPFDVYHGLGHACFQAGRMADAKRHLARAKEKADPTNTDLITDLQHTLDQAERGLI from the coding sequence ATGATCCGTTCCATTTCATTTTGCGTCATGCCCATTTCAAAGGGAAGGACGTTTCTCAAGACTTGCCTGGAAAGCATCGCCGTCCAAGGTGTGCAAGATTATGAGATCCTCATCGACGGCCCTGGAAACAATGACGGCCACATCCGTTATCTGCCCTGGTCCAGCGGCTCCGCGGGATCGATCAACCAGACGCGCAACCGCCTCTGCGCCTCAGCACAAAAAGAACACATTGTGCTGATCGACGCCTCGCTCTCGCTCGCCCCGGACTGGTTTGCGAACCTGCGCAACGTAACGTGGCTGGATGTCATCGGGTCGCGGCTGGAGACGAAACGCGGCGGACGCGGCATCGACTGGTCGTTCTCACACACCTTGAAATCCGGCAAGTGGGTTCTACCCCTGGAATACGAAGAGTGGCTGACGCGCGCGTTTGTCAATTGCAACCTCGTGTTGTTCCGCAAAGCGGTGTGGGAGCGAGTTGGCTTTGAAGAAAACCGGTCTGCGCTCGACGGATCGGAGGATTTCTGCCTACGCGCCGCAGAAATGGGTTACCGCGTCGGCATTGCGTCGAAAGCGCGCGGACTGTTCCAGGCCAATGGATCTTGGTGGAGGCCTTTCAATCCGGGTAAAGAATACGACGAAGCACGAAAGGTGGTGGGGCGGTTTCGCAAAACCCTGTTCGAGGGCAGCCAGCAGTTTCTGGCCGGGCAATACGAGCAGGCACTCGACTGTTTCCACACGGTGTTGGAAGAAGACCCGGACAACATCGACGTGCTGGCCAAGACGGGCCTCGCATTGCGCAACACGGGCAAGGCATACGAGGCGATCGAAACCTTCAACCATGTACTGGCCGCCGAACCGGGAAACAAGGTAGCGCTTCGTGGACGCGGCTGGGCCTATCTGCAACTGGGCGATGCGGCCCGCGCCATCCCCGATCTTCAGTTTGTCATGCAGAACGTGCCGCCGGGCGATTACGGTCCGTGGCTGGAAGCGGCGCGTGGGCTGGCCACGGCGCTGGGCCAGACGGGAGACACCACGGGATCCATTCAAGTTTACCAAGAGATTCTGGAAAAACTTCCACGCGACTTCGTTCAACCACCGCTCGATGTATACCAGGGTCTGGGTGAGGCACAACTGCGTGCGGGCAACCCGGCACTGGCGGAACCGCATCTTGCGAAAGCGCTGGCGCTGGCGGAAAAAGAACAGCCCGCTCTCGTACCTGCGTTGAAGCAGAAACTGGAACAGGCACGCCAGCCAGGGATCGCGCTGTTGCAGTCCGGTCAATTCGAACAAGCGTTGAAATTATTCCTTCCCATTCTAGAAAACGAACCGGGCAATCCTGACATCCGTAACCACGTTGGCTGGGCCATGCATAATCTCGGCCGCTATGCGGAAGCCATCGATCACTTCAATATCGCTCTGGAAACACATGCCGGCCACTTGGCAGCTCGGCGCGGGCGCGGGTGGGCACAACTGCAATCACAACAACACGAGTCGGCACTCGCCGACCTTCTACGGGCTTTCGAAGAAACTCCCGTAACAGATGCGGCGGAAAGGCTGGAAGCGGCGCGCGGTCTCGGCTGGGCTCAATACCATTGCGGCCATTTTATAGATGCTATCAATACATTTGAAAACGTCCTACAAACGTTTCCCAAAGAGTGGGGCGAACCGCCCTTCGATGTCTATCACGGACTCGGTCACGCTTGCTTTCAGGCCGGGCGCATGGCCGACGCAAAACGCCACTTGGCCCGGGCGAAAGAGAAAGCCGATCCCACCAACACCGACCTCATCACCGACCTTCAACACACTCTCGATCAGGCGGAACGCGGATTAATTTAG
- a CDS encoding B12-binding domain-containing radical SAM protein, which yields MDVLLVTPPSKDRVFQQLGQSLTAIEVPVWSMLMATFLERHGLSVEILDAEADQIGYDATTKRILDANATLTVFVIYGHQPSASTQCMPAGREVARRVHDAAPHRPTLVMGTHASALPERTLLEEPYTFVCHGEGPYTVLRLVEVLKAGEQDWAKVPGLTYRLENRAASTPAAENIRDLDTEMPRQAWEKVDMTKYRAHNWHCFDHIHARQPYASIQTSLGCPYKCSFCCINAPFGKPSIRYWSPKTVLDQIDLLVNKYGVTNIKIPDEMFVLNEEHVLGICDGIIERGYDLNIWAYARVDTVKDRFLEKLRRAGFRWLALGIESGSQYVRDGVEKGRFGDTDILCVTNKIQDHGIYIIANYIFGLPDDTHDSMQDTLDLALEINGEWANFYCGMAYPGSPLYDRAKQLKLPLPDDPEGPGWIGYSQHAYESLPLPTDTLTGQEVLDFRDQAFDTYFTHPPYLGMMREKFDGDVLQHIEDMVKIKIRRKHRDAPVAS from the coding sequence ATGGACGTCCTCCTCGTCACACCGCCCAGCAAGGATCGCGTGTTCCAGCAGCTGGGTCAGAGCCTGACCGCCATCGAGGTGCCGGTGTGGTCCATGCTGATGGCGACGTTCCTCGAACGGCACGGCCTCTCGGTGGAGATTCTCGACGCGGAAGCGGACCAGATCGGTTACGACGCGACGACGAAACGCATCCTCGACGCCAACGCAACGCTCACCGTGTTTGTCATCTACGGTCACCAGCCTTCGGCCTCAACGCAGTGCATGCCCGCCGGACGCGAGGTGGCCCGGCGCGTTCATGATGCCGCGCCGCACCGGCCGACACTCGTCATGGGCACGCACGCTTCCGCCCTTCCCGAACGCACGCTTCTCGAAGAACCCTACACGTTCGTCTGTCACGGCGAAGGACCCTATACGGTATTGCGTCTGGTCGAGGTGTTGAAAGCGGGAGAGCAGGACTGGGCCAAGGTACCGGGATTGACCTACCGTCTGGAAAACCGCGCCGCCTCCACCCCCGCGGCGGAAAACATCCGCGACCTCGACACCGAGATGCCGCGACAGGCGTGGGAAAAAGTGGACATGACAAAATACCGCGCGCACAACTGGCACTGCTTCGACCACATCCATGCGCGCCAACCGTACGCTTCCATCCAGACCAGCCTCGGTTGCCCGTACAAATGCTCGTTCTGTTGCATCAACGCACCGTTCGGCAAACCCAGCATCCGCTACTGGTCGCCCAAAACCGTGCTCGACCAGATCGACCTGCTGGTCAACAAGTACGGCGTGACCAACATTAAAATTCCCGACGAGATGTTCGTGCTGAACGAAGAGCACGTCCTCGGCATCTGCGACGGCATCATCGAGCGCGGTTACGATCTCAACATCTGGGCCTACGCCCGCGTCGATACGGTGAAGGACCGCTTCCTGGAAAAACTCCGGCGCGCCGGGTTCCGCTGGCTGGCGCTCGGCATCGAGTCGGGAAGCCAGTACGTGCGCGACGGTGTCGAGAAAGGCCGCTTCGGCGATACCGACATCCTCTGCGTCACCAACAAGATCCAGGATCACGGCATCTACATCATCGCCAACTACATCTTCGGCCTCCCGGACGACACGCACGACAGCATGCAGGACACGCTCGACCTCGCGCTGGAGATCAACGGCGAATGGGCGAATTTTTACTGCGGCATGGCGTACCCCGGCTCGCCGTTGTACGACCGCGCCAAACAGTTGAAACTGCCGTTGCCGGACGATCCCGAAGGCCCGGGCTGGATCGGTTATTCCCAGCACGCCTACGAATCGTTGCCCCTGCCGACGGACACGCTGACGGGGCAGGAGGTGCTGGATTTTCGCGACCAGGCGTTCGACACCTATTTCACGCATCCACCTTATCTCGGCATGATGCGCGAGAAATTCGACGGCGACGTCCTCCAGCACATCGAGGACATGGTGAAGATCAAAATTCGACGCAAACACCGCGACGCCCCGGTGGCGTCGTGA
- a CDS encoding NAD-dependent epimerase/dehydratase family protein has product MNILVTGGAGYIGSVLVPMLLEAGHTVTVVDTLMYNQTSLLDCCHHKNFTFINGDARDRDRLKDLLRDADAVLPLACLTGAPLCARDPYGAQSVNFDAIQSILELRKPSQIIIFPTTNSGYGVGNNGIHCTEETPLNPISLYGRLKVEIEKILLASENCLTLRFATLFGLSPRMRLDLLVNDFTYRAVHDRFIILFEAHFKRNYLHVRDAARSFMHSLDHFDAMKGQAYNVGLSDANLSKLELCQEIKKHVPEFYFTEADVGEDIDKRNYIVSNEKIEATGFKPQHSLTEGIAELVKGYRILKRNQFANV; this is encoded by the coding sequence ATGAACATTCTGGTTACCGGAGGGGCGGGATACATCGGGTCGGTGCTGGTGCCGATGCTGCTGGAAGCGGGTCACACCGTGACGGTGGTGGACACGCTGATGTACAACCAGACCTCGCTTCTCGACTGCTGTCACCATAAAAACTTCACCTTCATCAACGGCGACGCGCGCGACCGCGACCGCCTGAAGGACCTGCTGAGAGACGCGGATGCCGTCCTGCCGCTTGCCTGCCTGACCGGTGCGCCTTTGTGTGCGCGCGATCCGTACGGCGCGCAGTCGGTGAACTTCGACGCCATCCAGAGCATTCTTGAGTTACGCAAGCCGTCTCAGATAATCATCTTTCCCACCACCAACAGCGGTTATGGCGTGGGGAACAACGGCATCCACTGCACGGAGGAGACGCCGCTCAACCCCATCTCGCTGTACGGCAGGCTGAAGGTGGAAATCGAAAAAATATTGCTGGCCTCGGAGAACTGCCTCACGCTCCGTTTCGCCACGCTGTTCGGGCTGAGCCCGCGCATGCGGCTGGACCTGCTGGTGAATGATTTCACCTACCGCGCGGTGCACGACCGCTTCATCATCCTGTTCGAGGCGCATTTCAAGCGCAACTACCTGCACGTGCGTGACGCGGCACGGTCGTTCATGCACAGCCTCGATCACTTCGACGCGATGAAGGGCCAGGCCTACAATGTGGGTCTCAGTGACGCCAACCTGAGCAAGCTGGAGTTGTGCCAGGAAATCAAAAAGCACGTGCCGGAGTTTTACTTCACCGAGGCGGACGTGGGAGAAGACATCGACAAGCGCAACTACATTGTCAGCAATGAAAAAATCGAGGCGACAGGATTCAAGCCGCAGCACTCGCTGACCGAGGGCATTGCCGAGTTGGTTAAGGGGTACCGCATTCTGAAAAGGAACCAGTTCGCCAACGTATAG
- a CDS encoding alpha-ketoacid dehydrogenase subunit beta, producing the protein MPWAEALIAKQTVDKAPEGEGRVLTYVDALREALAIALDLDPKVFVLGQGVNDARGMFGVTTGLNQDFGEHRVFDTPLSEEGLTGICTGAALNGARPVYLHNRPDFLLLAFNQIVTHASKFHYIDHGQSKVPWVIWAAIGRGWGSGSQHSQAIQGMLLGVPGLKIIMPSTAYDAKGLMLAAIADNNPVLIFEHRWAMKTKGIVPEGIYRVPIGRGVYRSHGEHLTVVGTSHALLLAQDALDDLKADGITADVIDLRTLKPLDEDIILESVKKTGKLLVVDTGWAMGGVCAEIGCLVAEKAFEHLKAPVKRIGLPDAPTPAGYTLEQYYYPDKERIAQAIRELAKRA; encoded by the coding sequence ATGCCCTGGGCGGAAGCACTGATTGCCAAGCAGACGGTGGACAAGGCCCCGGAAGGGGAAGGCCGGGTGCTGACCTACGTCGATGCCCTGCGCGAGGCACTGGCCATCGCGCTGGACCTCGACCCGAAAGTCTTCGTCCTCGGCCAGGGCGTCAACGACGCGCGCGGCATGTTCGGCGTCACCACCGGCCTGAACCAGGACTTCGGCGAACACCGCGTGTTCGACACGCCGCTTTCCGAGGAAGGGCTCACCGGCATCTGCACCGGCGCGGCATTGAACGGCGCGCGCCCCGTGTACCTGCACAACCGGCCCGACTTTTTACTGCTTGCGTTCAACCAGATCGTCACGCACGCGAGCAAGTTCCATTACATCGATCACGGCCAGTCGAAGGTGCCGTGGGTCATCTGGGCGGCGATCGGCCGCGGTTGGGGTTCCGGCTCGCAACATTCGCAGGCCATCCAGGGCATGTTGCTGGGCGTGCCGGGATTGAAGATCATCATGCCCAGCACGGCGTACGACGCGAAGGGACTGATGCTCGCCGCCATCGCCGACAACAACCCCGTGCTCATCTTCGAACACCGCTGGGCGATGAAGACCAAAGGCATCGTGCCGGAGGGCATCTACCGCGTGCCCATCGGCCGGGGCGTTTACCGTTCGCACGGCGAACACCTGACCGTCGTCGGCACCTCGCACGCCCTCCTGCTGGCGCAGGATGCGCTGGACGATCTGAAAGCCGACGGCATCACCGCCGACGTCATCGACCTGCGCACACTGAAGCCACTGGATGAAGACATCATTCTGGAGTCGGTGAAGAAAACCGGAAAACTGCTGGTCGTCGATACCGGCTGGGCAATGGGCGGCGTCTGCGCCGAGATCGGTTGCCTGGTTGCCGAAAAAGCCTTCGAGCACCTCAAGGCGCCGGTCAAACGCATCGGCCTGCCGGACGCACCGACGCCCGCGGGTTACACGCTGGAACAGTATTATTACCCGGACAAGGAACGCATCGCCCAGGCCATCCGCGAGCTGGCGAAGCGGGCATAA
- a CDS encoding thiamine pyrophosphate-dependent dehydrogenase E1 component subunit alpha — protein sequence MLRYKYSDFEFTPVPNGGPPPSAEFLLGLHRDMLRIRIIEEEIEKRYHEDQMKTPIHLVIGQEATSVGVCAALRQTDLVWSSHRTHGNYLAKGGDLKAMMSEFFCRQNGCAASRGGSMHLLDKSVGYAGSSAIVAGAVPIATGSAFSAQYLKKDQVNVVFFGDAATEEGALWEAVNFAVLKQLPIVYVCENNFYSVCSSLEVRQPHIRIDKKAEAFGIQSCRVDGTRVLDVHAVAQDAVERARNGGGPTFIESIAYRWRGHGGAGDDSASGYRDPKEVEHWQEFCPIENLARSLRESGLLDDARETNLRQEIVNEFMEALHHAETSPDPGPEDLMTHVYSD from the coding sequence ATGCTTCGATACAAGTACAGCGATTTCGAATTCACTCCGGTGCCGAACGGCGGACCGCCGCCCTCCGCGGAATTCCTGCTGGGCCTGCACCGCGACATGCTGCGCATCCGCATCATCGAAGAGGAAATCGAGAAACGCTATCACGAAGACCAGATGAAAACGCCGATCCACCTGGTCATCGGACAGGAGGCGACGTCCGTCGGTGTCTGTGCCGCATTGCGTCAAACCGACCTTGTGTGGAGCAGTCACCGCACGCACGGCAATTACCTCGCCAAGGGCGGCGACCTCAAGGCCATGATGTCGGAGTTCTTCTGTCGCCAGAACGGATGCGCCGCCTCGCGCGGCGGCTCCATGCACCTGCTGGACAAAAGCGTCGGCTACGCCGGGTCCTCCGCCATTGTCGCCGGCGCGGTGCCCATCGCCACCGGTTCCGCTTTCAGCGCGCAGTACCTGAAAAAAGACCAGGTCAACGTCGTTTTCTTCGGCGACGCGGCGACGGAGGAAGGCGCGCTGTGGGAGGCGGTGAACTTCGCCGTGCTCAAGCAGTTGCCCATCGTTTATGTCTGCGAGAACAATTTCTACTCGGTGTGCTCGTCCCTGGAAGTGCGCCAGCCGCACATCCGCATCGACAAAAAGGCCGAGGCCTTCGGCATCCAGAGTTGCCGCGTCGATGGCACCAGGGTGCTGGACGTGCACGCGGTGGCGCAGGACGCGGTGGAACGCGCGCGCAACGGCGGCGGGCCGACGTTCATCGAATCCATCGCCTACCGCTGGCGCGGCCACGGCGGTGCGGGCGACGACTCGGCCAGCGGTTACCGCGACCCGAAGGAGGTCGAACACTGGCAGGAGTTCTGTCCCATCGAAAACCTGGCGCGCTCCCTCAGGGAAAGCGGCCTGCTCGACGACGCGAGAGAGACAAACCTGAGGCAGGAAATCGTAAACGAATTTATGGAAGCCCTGCACCATGCGGAAACCAGCCCGGATCCCGGTCCGGAGGACCTGATGACGCATGTGTACAGCGATTGA
- a CDS encoding radical SAM protein, translated as MTDAPKDDLSTICSGGWAALQDGDHEGARRALSQALKHPEIDTDPYARQEILRGLAWCAYHIACRDENLTELEDAIETAARIFDLVVPDTRGVHREANRLLGWCFQKQGDADRAVDHFNRAVALVVSEEGLDDVTEEIERGRALAQAMLAADNRLPFVDSLANPKLLSHVPLTQFDLPEYIEIEPTLNCNLRCVQCHVSYQRLSEERLDLKFLDHMRGVEGKWVVLGSNYEPMAHPQFAEIVEGLAALDMKIDLTTNGTLLTPRVIERIRHADFHNVVISFDGIRRETYERIRRHAEHAAALERIGQFKEAVTSPNAYFAVNNTLMRSSLDELPETVAYWERAGFDHLGLIVMVLRDDNPTLRAESLEPVMDMVTEKVEAAARWIIENDCRITLSAAALNHTFPLRERFPELFSGGCVRSRNPRARLPFDARNYFQDGAYPGMPVDCRSPFKFARILHNGDVQLCYQFIVGNVHEEPFLDIWFGKRAQGIRENIRRRPEVCHACEYYNFCIKAGEVNLNLQENFYSDLVLNQHKYLTADSVLEEYKGFNIVPWLDQYYGIPLILGPVNTYHFLCREGFVKYGLVWAENMTALKKKIDTRWFYVHNPLFWVYRKLFLKPGTIH; from the coding sequence ATGACCGACGCTCCCAAAGACGATCTTTCCACAATTTGCTCAGGCGGCTGGGCGGCGTTGCAGGACGGTGACCACGAAGGTGCTCGCCGCGCGCTCTCCCAAGCACTCAAACATCCGGAGATTGACACCGATCCCTACGCCCGCCAGGAAATCCTGCGCGGCCTCGCCTGGTGTGCTTACCATATTGCTTGCCGTGACGAAAACCTTACTGAACTCGAGGATGCCATCGAAACGGCCGCACGCATCTTCGATCTCGTAGTGCCGGATACGCGTGGTGTTCACCGCGAAGCGAATCGACTTCTCGGTTGGTGCTTCCAAAAACAGGGGGATGCTGACCGCGCAGTCGACCACTTCAATCGCGCGGTTGCCCTGGTTGTTTCAGAGGAAGGACTCGACGATGTCACGGAAGAAATCGAACGCGGCCGCGCGCTGGCGCAAGCGATGCTGGCGGCGGACAATCGCTTGCCGTTTGTGGACTCTCTTGCCAACCCCAAACTGCTGTCACACGTGCCGCTCACCCAGTTCGACCTTCCGGAGTATATCGAGATCGAGCCGACGCTCAACTGCAATTTGCGTTGTGTTCAATGCCATGTAAGTTACCAGCGGTTGTCCGAGGAGCGGCTGGACCTCAAGTTCCTCGACCATATGCGTGGGGTGGAGGGCAAGTGGGTGGTGCTTGGCTCCAATTACGAGCCGATGGCGCACCCGCAGTTCGCTGAGATCGTCGAGGGTTTGGCCGCGCTAGATATGAAGATCGACCTCACTACCAACGGCACCCTGCTGACGCCGCGCGTGATTGAGCGCATCCGACATGCGGATTTCCATAACGTGGTCATCTCCTTCGACGGCATCCGCAGGGAAACGTACGAACGCATCCGCCGCCACGCGGAACACGCCGCGGCGCTGGAGCGCATAGGTCAGTTCAAGGAAGCGGTCACCTCGCCCAACGCGTACTTCGCCGTCAACAACACGCTCATGCGGAGCAGTCTCGACGAATTGCCGGAGACGGTGGCATATTGGGAGCGGGCGGGATTCGATCACCTCGGTCTGATCGTGATGGTGCTCCGCGACGACAACCCCACGCTCCGCGCGGAAAGCCTGGAACCGGTCATGGACATGGTGACGGAGAAGGTGGAGGCGGCGGCGCGGTGGATCATCGAAAACGACTGCCGCATCACGTTGAGCGCGGCGGCGCTCAACCACACCTTCCCTCTTCGCGAGCGGTTTCCGGAGCTGTTCTCCGGCGGGTGCGTGCGCTCGCGCAATCCCCGGGCGCGCCTACCGTTCGACGCGCGCAATTATTTTCAGGACGGGGCGTATCCCGGCATGCCGGTGGACTGCCGTTCTCCCTTCAAGTTCGCGCGCATCCTGCATAACGGCGACGTGCAGTTGTGCTACCAGTTCATCGTCGGCAACGTTCACGAAGAGCCGTTCCTCGACATCTGGTTCGGCAAACGCGCGCAGGGCATTCGCGAAAACATTCGCCGACGCCCCGAGGTGTGCCACGCCTGCGAGTATTACAATTTCTGCATCAAGGCGGGGGAAGTGAACCTGAATTTGCAGGAAAATTTTTACAGCGACCTCGTGCTCAATCAGCACAAGTATCTGACTGCGGATTCGGTGCTGGAGGAATACAAGGGATTTAATATTGTACCGTGGTTGGATCAGTACTACGGCATTCCACTAATACTGGGGCCGGTGAATACCTACCACTTCCTGTGCCGCGAGGGGTTCGTAAAGTACGGGCTGGTGTGGGCGGAGAACATGACAGCGCTGAAAAAGAAGATCGATACCAGGTGGTTCTATGTACACAACCCGCTATTCTGGGTTTATCGTAAGTTGTTTTTGAAGCCGGGAACTATCCATTGA
- a CDS encoding GHMP family kinase ATP-binding protein: MIITRTPFRISFFGGGTDYPAWYEENSGSVLATTINKYCYISCRYLPPFFEHKHRIVYSKVETVQRNEEIQHPVVRAALEYMNIEEGLEIHHDGDLPSRTGLGSSSSFTVGMLNTLYALRGEMASKCRLASEAIHMERDILKESVGSQDQVLAALGGFKKIDFHPDHTISETPVILAPEKQKELESHIMMFYTGISRIASQVAEKKIQSIPRKGKELRIMHQMVGEAMDLLTNGSCLTEFGKLLHESWKLKRSLADGVTTPLVNEIYDTAMSAGALGGKLLGAGGGGFVMIFARPEDQPCIRERLEKLLCIPVSFETHGSQVIVYQPEGQEAETITKL, from the coding sequence ATGATCATCACGCGAACACCGTTCCGCATTTCGTTTTTCGGAGGCGGCACGGACTACCCGGCCTGGTACGAGGAAAACAGCGGCTCGGTTCTGGCCACCACCATCAACAAATACTGCTACATCAGTTGCCGTTACCTGCCGCCGTTCTTCGAGCACAAGCACCGCATCGTTTACTCGAAAGTCGAAACCGTTCAACGCAACGAGGAAATTCAGCATCCCGTGGTGCGGGCCGCCCTCGAATACATGAACATCGAGGAGGGACTGGAGATCCACCATGACGGCGACCTGCCGTCGCGCACCGGCCTCGGATCCAGCTCTTCCTTCACTGTTGGCATGCTCAACACCCTTTACGCCTTGAGGGGGGAGATGGCGTCCAAGTGCCGCCTCGCTTCCGAAGCCATCCACATGGAGCGCGACATCCTGAAGGAAAGCGTCGGCTCGCAGGACCAGGTGCTGGCGGCGCTGGGCGGTTTCAAGAAGATCGACTTTCATCCCGACCACACCATCTCCGAGACACCCGTCATTCTTGCGCCCGAAAAGCAGAAGGAACTGGAAAGCCACATCATGATGTTTTACACCGGCATCTCGCGCATCGCCTCGCAGGTGGCGGAAAAGAAGATCCAGAGCATCCCCAGAAAGGGAAAGGAACTGCGCATCATGCACCAGATGGTGGGCGAGGCGATGGACCTCCTCACCAACGGTTCGTGCCTGACGGAATTCGGCAAACTGCTCCACGAGTCGTGGAAACTGAAGCGGTCGCTGGCCGACGGCGTCACCACCCCGCTGGTGAACGAGATTTACGATACCGCGATGAGCGCCGGGGCGCTGGGCGGCAAACTGCTGGGCGCGGGCGGCGGCGGCTTTGTCATGATCTTCGCGCGGCCGGAGGACCAGCCCTGCATCCGCGAACGGCTGGAAAAACTGCTTTGTATTCCGGTGTCGTTCGAAACCCACGGCAGTCAGGTGATCGTCTATCAACCGGAAGGACAGGAAGCCGAAACGATCACCAAGTTATGA
- a CDS encoding SDR family NAD(P)-dependent oxidoreductase, giving the protein MTASTPGIVQEWDPKDWNRHRFGLAVDRWTFFRGKAFWVTGAGTGYGRCLAIVLAAAGAVVFLTGRRAEKLQESIEAARALGIDTAHCRAMPADLADADQIKLACERVHHAVPALTGLIHSAGLPARPEVSNPLRDESLEYWDRMQRINVTAPWLATRGIFPHMVKGGMVRVLMLTSEAGWAFTPGFGPYNLSKAAMNSLTGSLAAEFAAQYPDADIQINALVPGEAKTEMNTGSTLSPFTLVPMALVLLSCPAGGPNGKFFHRDGRHLAFAYAEPFPKPLL; this is encoded by the coding sequence ATGACCGCATCCACACCCGGCATCGTGCAGGAGTGGGACCCAAAAGACTGGAACCGGCACCGTTTTGGGCTGGCCGTCGACCGTTGGACGTTTTTCAGGGGCAAGGCGTTCTGGGTCACTGGCGCGGGTACGGGATATGGGCGTTGCCTTGCCATTGTGCTGGCGGCGGCGGGAGCCGTGGTGTTTTTAACCGGACGACGCGCAGAAAAGCTTCAGGAATCCATCGAAGCGGCGCGGGCTTTGGGCATCGACACAGCACACTGCCGCGCCATGCCGGCGGACCTCGCCGATGCGGATCAAATCAAGCTCGCCTGCGAGCGCGTGCACCATGCCGTCCCCGCGCTCACGGGCTTGATCCACAGCGCAGGACTCCCTGCACGCCCAGAAGTAAGCAATCCCCTGCGTGACGAGTCGCTGGAATACTGGGACCGCATGCAACGCATCAACGTCACCGCGCCGTGGCTGGCGACACGCGGCATCTTTCCGCACATGGTGAAAGGCGGGATGGTGCGTGTGCTCATGCTGACGTCCGAAGCGGGGTGGGCGTTCACCCCGGGGTTCGGTCCGTACAACCTGTCGAAAGCGGCGATGAACAGTTTGACCGGATCGCTGGCGGCGGAGTTCGCGGCACAGTATCCGGATGCGGACATCCAGATCAACGCCCTGGTGCCGGGCGAGGCGAAAACCGAAATGAATACGGGCTCGACCCTCAGTCCGTTCACCTTGGTGCCGATGGCACTGGTGCTCCTGTCGTGTCCGGCGGGTGGGCCCAACGGCAAATTTTTCCACCGCGACGGCCGCCACCTGGCATTTGCCTACGCGGAACCGTTTCCCAAACCTTTGTTGTGA